One window of ANME-2 cluster archaeon genomic DNA carries:
- a CDS encoding DUF2325 domain-containing protein: protein MSERKIWEFRNQTVCTILGLTFDEKELSEIFKKLKLNHDRITAFEMHGSLVKACGTQNKTSKQLDKILKDRFEEYREDIKRISQKEIYRYIEDRNAAGTQNGTNIPLPALIWFAVRNQHEDIDKIEAGVFGVTHMYGHRALRFHDALRRVLPDSRPEYVMKELNDALRSNEKLQTKCNRSEWKIEQLKSDIESDKEDRSRINTVIEEQKQLNRRLVSDFERLGGENALGQIEDMKKEIDLLTEEVGTLTSELLERNRTCDMISNESTQIEQFSESATEDRGKCVDLNGMRVAYVGGVESLTSHYKEVIESFGGTFCYHCGRCIQGKKEIENLVDGIDMIFCPVDINSRTAYRYIKKACKTRNKPCHFLRSSGLSMLIRELENHAG, encoded by the coding sequence TTGTCAGAAAGAAAGATATGGGAATTCAGGAACCAAACAGTATGTACAATCCTTGGATTGACATTCGATGAAAAGGAACTGTCTGAGATTTTCAAGAAACTGAAACTAAATCATGACAGGATCACGGCTTTTGAGATGCATGGCAGCCTTGTTAAGGCATGTGGCACCCAGAACAAAACATCCAAACAACTGGATAAGATACTGAAAGATCGATTTGAAGAATACAGGGAAGATATCAAGCGCATATCCCAAAAGGAAATTTATAGATACATCGAGGATAGAAACGCTGCGGGTACCCAAAACGGCACGAATATCCCTCTTCCTGCTCTTATCTGGTTTGCTGTGCGCAATCAGCATGAAGACATCGACAAGATCGAGGCAGGAGTTTTTGGTGTCACACACATGTACGGGCATCGAGCTTTACGATTCCATGATGCGCTTCGCAGAGTACTGCCTGATAGCAGACCTGAGTATGTTATGAAAGAACTGAATGATGCCCTGAGATCAAACGAAAAACTTCAAACAAAGTGTAACAGATCAGAATGGAAAATAGAGCAATTGAAATCTGATATCGAATCCGATAAAGAAGATAGATCAAGAATTAATACTGTGATAGAGGAGCAGAAACAGTTGAACAGACGATTGGTAAGCGATTTCGAGAGACTTGGTGGTGAGAACGCGCTCGGTCAGATCGAGGATATGAAGAAAGAGATCGATCTTTTGACCGAAGAGGTGGGGACATTGACCAGTGAACTGCTGGAACGAAATCGAACATGTGATATGATATCCAATGAATCGACACAGATTGAACAGTTTTCAGAATCGGCTACCGAAGATAGAGGGAAGTGTGTTGATCTAAATGGCATGAGAGTGGCTTATGTTGGCGGAGTGGAATCGCTCACGTCGCACTATAAGGAAGTGATCGAATCCTTTGGTGGCACATTCTGCTACCATTGCGGGCGGTGCATACAGGGAAAAAAGGAAATAGAAAACCTTGTGGATGGAATAGATATGATATTCTGTCCTGTGGATATAAACAGCCGCACTGCATACAGATACATTAAAAAAGCTTGTAAAACCAGAAATAAACCATGCCATTTCCTTCGCAGTTCGGGTCTCAGCATGCTCATCAGGGAACTGGAGAATCATGCCGGATAA
- a CDS encoding metal-dependent transcriptional regulator, giving the protein MLTRKGEDYLEAILNVTEDKGYAKIKDIAVALDVKPPSVIEMVKKLDKMGFVIYRKYDGITLTEKGREIALIIKDRHDTLKAFLEIIKVPEKIAEKDACTMEHELNAITTKQVKNLVIFVKSAPEYPQWLEHFEKFCMTGKHPCEEKTHRSK; this is encoded by the coding sequence ATGCTAACTCGAAAAGGAGAAGACTACCTCGAAGCAATTCTCAATGTCACAGAAGATAAGGGATATGCTAAAATAAAGGACATAGCAGTCGCGCTGGATGTCAAGCCGCCAAGCGTTATTGAAATGGTAAAGAAACTTGATAAGATGGGTTTTGTTATATACAGGAAATACGACGGCATAACACTGACTGAAAAAGGAAGAGAGATCGCATTGATCATAAAGGATCGGCACGATACCCTTAAAGCTTTCCTGGAGATTATTAAAGTGCCTGAAAAAATTGCAGAGAAGGATGCATGTACAATGGAGCATGAACTGAATGCAATAACGACAAAACAGGTTAAAAATCTGGTTATTTTTGTAAAATCAGCGCCAGAATATCCTCAATGGCTTGAGCATTTTGAAAAATTCTGCATGACTGGAAAGCATCCATGTGAGGAAAAGACTCACAGATCGAAGTAA